The Montipora capricornis isolate CH-2021 chromosome 3, ASM3666992v2, whole genome shotgun sequence genome includes the window AACACAGGGAGCAAGCATGGACAATCAAGAACACAGCATCCTCAAAAAAAGGCCGAGACGACAAAGAAAGCAACTATGGTGTGAGGTTTTCTTCCTTAATTCACCTTCCTTATTTTGACTTTATCTCATTTGTGGTGATTGATCCCATGCACAATTTGATGTTAGGAACCACCAAGAAAATGCTTAAAATTTGGAAAGAAGAAAACTTGCTCAGTGAAAAGGAATTTAGCCACCTTCAAAGCAGGATCAATAAGTTAAAGGTACCATCCAGTATCGGTCGAATTCCGTCTAAAATAGCATCAAACTTTAAAGGTTTCACTGCTGATCAATTCAAAAATTGGGCTGTGGTGTTTTCAACCTTTGCATTAAAAGATATCCTCCCAGAGAGACATCTACAGTGTTGGAAGCTGTTTGTCAAAGCTTGTAGAATATTGTGCTCCACGGTGATACCAACATCCCAAGTCAAACTTGCTGATGAGCTGCTTGTCAAGTTTTGTCAAACTGTTGAGAATTTATATGGCCCATCTGTCATCACACCAAACATGCATCTTCACTGTCATTTGTGTGAATGTGTTCTTGATTATGGTCCTGTATATGGCTTCTGGTGTTTTTCATTTGAGCGCTATAATGGAATCTTAGGATCTTTGCATGTCAACAACCGTCAAATAGAGGTACAGTTGATGAGGAAATTTCTTGAACGACATCAGCTTGGAAGCATTTCATGGCCAGGAGATTTTAGTGGATTTAGAGAGATGCTATCGGCAACTGACAAAGGATCTCTGGCATTAACAAAGAAGAGTAATCTTTCTCCAGCTGAATATAAAGAGTGTGCTAGGCTTAAAGGCTTCACTGGAGTTAATCTCTTTCATTTATCATTTGTGGACAAACACTTTATCCAGGCTCTCCCTCCTTACAAAGAGGTTTACATGGCTGATGATGAGGTTGATACCTTGACACAAATGTACAGCTTTATACACAAGGAAGACAGTATTGTTTATGTTCCAAAGTTTACACGTCAGTTTTCCCAGTTGAAGTTGTATGACCAGAAGTTAGACTCAAGGTACTCAAGAAGTGAAAGGTCAGCCTGCATTCTTGCCCGATGGTATGGTGCAAACGGTCTGGACACAAATTCAAAGGATTTAAGACCAGGTGAGCTTTGCAAATTAAAGCTTTACATTACagcatacatgtagatgtttGTTATACAGTATGTACTGTAATATTGTTTAAGCAAGTTCTGACCAACCATGTGGGTCAGCACTGTTTGGGCAATACATGATCATTGTGCCTTCTaatttagcttgaaaacattggTTCTCAGGCAGTAGTTACATTCCTTTAATAAAATCCAAGAAAATAGCTGAAATTGGCATGCAAAAAATTTTACAGTTTCAGTCAGGCTCATTGTCTTTAACAGCAAAATTAACATTGTGGCTCTTAAATGACCAATCAAATATTTGAAGGGAAGAGAAACTTGGTAAAATTCTGAACTGGTCGGAGACAGACCAGCATTACAGATTTGAAGGGACCAGGACAAATTCAAGCAAAACAGTAGAATTCTATAGTGTGTTACTGCTGATCATGATTACAATGAGTTACTAGACTGTTTAGAAATAGTCTGTTAATAGACCCTGGTGTGTTACAGTCAATCTATTTCTGCTCATATAAACACTTTGGCCTGCCTAAGCAAGACAATTCTCCGCATGGTGTGTCAGGAACTGTCTATATTTAGGATTTAAAGAAGTGAAAATTAACTCTGCAAAACCCACTTTGATCGAATTACTGAGGAATACTCACACAAAGAAGTATATTTgcacatttttattattcaaaaaGTGTTATGAAGAATGTTAAATCATGTGGGGTCAACTTTGACTCAGGCTGCGGAGACAATGTTTTCACAATTATAATTGCTCCATAAAGTTGACTCATGGAGAGTGTTGTCTCAGGCACCCAAGACCTTACAGAATATGGACTGGTTACCTGAAGACTAATatggttttttgttgttgtttttattgtagGAGTTATACAGTACTTCTTCCAGCATACTGTCACCGTTCAATCCCCAACTGGTGGAACTGTAGACCTCCCATACACTCTTGCTTGTATTCACTGGTACAAAGTCCACCCAAATGCAAGGTTCTATTTTGGGTTACCAATTCAAGTATGCCTTCCATCATTTGAGATCGAATCAGTTGGAGCATTCATGCCAGTGTCAAGGATAGACAGTGTTTGTGTTGTAGCCAACTTGCGTTATAACCTTAAAACTCCTAATGGTAAAGAGAGAGTCACTGTTGCTGTTCCACTTGATGTCAAATTGCATGTGTGAAGAACTCACAGTACCATATCAAACTTTGATAAAGAACCTTAAACTTGTTCCTTTTTTAAAACCAACCCATGTACAGTAGTAACATTTACATCATAAGTTAAAGAGAataactgattgattgattgattactGTGGTCAAACCAGTCAGAGGTCTTGTGGAGTTATGTTAAGCCTTATTGACTTACCATTGGCAGCAATAAGTGTGGATCAAGTCATGGGGAAAATTCAgtaatgtttgtttttcataTTAAATTGTTCTatagtattttctttttcttcatacaTGTTTACTCAAGCTCTGATCAGTCTTTAGTGTTAACTTACAATGTATATGTAGTTGTTAAACTGCAAACATTGCACTGAAAATGAAGCTGAAATTGATATCATAATGACAGTCATGTCTCACAGACAACTCTGCTGCATGTGTTGTATGTGGAACTAAGCTGTATATGTAAGTGTAATGATTAAAGAGGGATGTTCAATTTTTTGCTTTAGTATATTTTCCAGCTCTAAGAATAAAATGCCTTGGAACCTTTGAGTCTAAATGCAAGACATGGTTCAGTTAATAGTACTTGTATATCCTGATGTTAGAAGTTTGTAGAATTTTTTGTTGGATTTTTTAATGGCAGTGCAAAATTTTTATCATAGTGTTAGTATTATGTGAATGTTACTATTGTTTGGtactctttgaggagaaatacAGAAAAATTACATGCTTTTTAAAAGGTCAACATTAGGGATCTGTTGATGTAAGCAAAGCATAAAAGTATACAGGTTATTTTCTCATAATTATTATGCTACAACACTATGGTATTTTACAGTAGAACTGATTCATTTAATACAAATATCTTCTGTTCTTTTTCTGGTGAATCTTGAGATTTTTGATTTGGTGTTGTGACCGCATacaaatgcaaaataaattgtGTCAACATTGTAGAGcgattttcagttgagtgtggaaagtaattagACAATTACTTTGGTTCACTATGGCTTGAGATTGGCTGAGTAGTCTAATTTGTAATTAAttggtttgtttttggttttacgaaactgaattgaaaaccactctaaaatgaaattcactTATGTGGTGATAGTCGCGCCACCACCTAGGCCGATGAGATATAAGGAATGTCCATTGCTGCTTTTTTAGCACTAAATTTAAACAACGGTTTCATATTCAGTAGCCAGGCTGGTATTCGAAAAGAGCCCTGCGATAAGTAGATCGCAAATACGAGAATATAAAATAGTCGGAAGGAGAGTAAATATGCGTTTGAGTGTAAACACCTGTCGGAAATAGAACTATGCATAACGTGAGTCGAAAGTTAGAGCTATATTGAAGATTGGTATTAATTTTAAGTCGTATGCCTCCACATAAAATTCTGAACAGAATACACTCGATGGCACTGATTAACAAAATGATGTAAGTTAAGTATAGATCTTCGCGCCTTGTTGACTTGAACATTctgaaacaacaaacaaaacgcacgtgctcgtccgaaattttagttttcaagtAAAAACAAACGAGCTCCGTGAATTATAATTAGTTTGGCTGATTAAACTAAGGCCCCGTCAAAGccaagacgattgtaaacgcaaacgtTAGTAAACGCAAACTTTTTATGCGCTTGGGCCTTCCGcccacacgaagacgatgaaaACACTCACCGCAAACGCATAAATTCGAAAACGCActccaaagtggataaatttgaaaacgctacgtaaacgatgatcgtcttcgtgtggagacggagataaaaatatgcgtttACTATCGTTtacgtttacaatcgtcttcgtgtcGACGTAGCCTAAAACCGTGTGCCCTTAAGTATCAGGAACATGGCACTCTCTGACACGTCACATTCTGATCTCGGACACGCTGAGTGTCGAGCAATTTCGCGAAATTGCTTATTTCACGCATCTTATTGATACCTTTGCGCAGTGCGTAAAGCAGCGTACAGATGCGTTGTGGATATCTTTACACAATGCATAAAGTAACGTTAAGATGGGTTAATGATACCTGTACAGAGTCCGAAAAGAAGCGCAAAGACGCGATAATAATTATACCTGCGTTTATAGCTGTTTATCTGACTTGAAGCTTTCTTTACGTGTCGTCAAGTTCACTGATACCTTCTTCCGTAAGAAGCACTCATTATCACAGGGAACACTTTTCAAGTCGATCAGCTCTGTTTTCAGCAACTGGAGCCTTCATTACTCTCATTTATGATGCAAAAGCACAATCCAGTCGAATTTACTTTGTCAACTCATATAATGTTCCCTTACACTAGGTATAACATAATCTCCACAACACAGTATACATTAGTATAAGGATACGGACGTATACTGATCATTATAAAGACCTTACACATATACTTCAGTATACATCAGTATCCCTTTCCGCCCACATTATGTATACGGGTTCATTATACCTCCTTATACATGCCATTTTATGCAGtgattttgaccactgtgatggcgAATATCGTTgccgataagagtacagacaacgctgaaccactttcaatttgttaagttgatatgtatctctcgttcttatagcgaGTTCaacaaatcattttacaattcggttaactTTCATTCGCAATAGCACTCGATTTCTGAATAAGACTAAGCGCTCGATTCAGTGATTAGGCTTAATTAAGCActggcagcttctgcaggtactgTACTGAAGcataagcactctcgtaaaattttagctttcattttgtgattCGGTTTACTACACtattcacgagatcgtgtgaagaagaaagcactgcaTTAtacttaactacactttttacgagatcgtgtgaggaagaaagcactcgtttactgattaagcctaagcgctggTTTTCGTGGTTAGTCCTAAGCACTCTCTAAGGATCGCTAAGGATCTGGGAGTTGTCCTGGATCCCTGCTTGACATATAACGATCACATAGCTTCAACAGTGTCCGTTTGCATGGTGTACCTAGGCCAGATTAATCGAGTTAAACATGCTTTTGACCCAACCACCTTAACTATTATAGTTAATGCATCAGTTTTTAGCAAGCTATATTATTGTTGTAACGTTTAGAGCAACACCTCTGAGTAAAACTTAAGTAGGATCCAGGCTGTACAGAATTTCGCGGCTTGTATCGTTAGCAGCTCAAGGAAATACGACCATATTTCACCAAACCTTAAAGATCTAACGTGGCTACCTGTAAGACAGCAGTTGTATTATCGCCACGCAATAATGGCCTTCAAATGTATGTCAGGGTACGCTCCAGCCTttttattttctaaatatattcaaagAGCCATGATCACAAGGCGTACAACGAGGAACTCCCAGATGTAAAATATGCCTTTGAACTTTCCACTTCAGGACAGTCAAACTCTGGAACTCACTAGATTCGACTCTTAAGTTGAAACCAACACTACAGGACTTCAAACGTTGCCTGAGGAGAAGCCTTCTCTCGAATTTTTTAGTGACTTAATTGCtccacttttgtttttatttcattaattaattaataattaatcggTTCGATTATGTCATTtactagttaattagttaattaatttacttgtaTAGAGCATTAGTTATCCCTTGACTTTATTCTGAAAAGCCCATTTGGGACGAATAAAATAAGGACCCCAAAGTATTGGTGAAAGAATTTAACCAGTTCTTTACTTCTGTTGGCAAAAACACCGCTGATTCAGCCTCTACGATCGCTTCAACAATCAATGCAACAATGCAACCAGATCCATCTCTATTGTCACCTAACAGCAGCGTTGCCGACTCTACTACCAATACATTCAGTTTCCAGCCTGTCAACTGCAATGAAGTCAAACGCATCATTCTTACAATGCCCTCTAACAAATCTCCTGGGTTTGATAAAGTGAGCATGAAAGTAATCAGAGACAGTCTTCCTGTTATTCTAGGTCCTCTCACCGATATTATCAACTGCTCGTTCATTACATCAACTTTTCCAGATGAATGGAAGATCGCGGAAGTAATCCCTTTATTAAAGGATGGTGATAAAGATCAGCCAGCTAACAATAGACCTCTATCACTTCTCGTGGGCGCATcaaaaatatgtgaaaagaTAGCCCTCAATCAATTTATCTCGTTTctggaaaacaacaacaaacttacacCTTACCAAAGCGGGAACCGCCAATATCACTCGACCGAAACGCTCAACATATCAGTCAACGATATGATCCTTGAAGCCAtggacaaaaagatgatttcggCACTTGTTCTGCTTGACTTATCTAAAGCGTTCGACAGCATAAATCACCAGCTTTTACTTCAGAAACTCAACCACCTTGGGGCATCGCATAGTGCTGTCTCTTGGTTTCGCAGCTATCTAAACGGTCGTACCCAATCTGTGAGAATTGGATCTACAATTTCTTCACGTCTACCTATCACTCATGGAGTCCCTCAAGGCGCCATATTCTCTCCGATCCTCTTTTGTATCTACTTGAGCGACCTCCCAACTATAAACCGGAGATGTCACCTCGAATCATATGTAGACTAGTCCAAGCTACTTCTGTCTTTTCCAGTAAAGGACATTGATTCCGCCAAAGCTACTATTGAGCAAGATCTCCATCGTGTAGCCAAATGGTGCTCACTGAACGACCTTCTCATTAATCCTACGAAGACCAAGCTACTATTAGTTGGTACCCGTCAGATGACCAATAGACTTCCCACCGACTTCAAATTAGATTTTCTCGGCAAGCAGATTACACCTTCTTCAAGTGGAAAAGATTTGGGTGTTGTCATTGATTCACACCTGACCTATGACGATCACATCGATTCCATTGTTTCGTCCTGCATGGGAAAACTTTGCCAAATTAGTAGAGTTAAGGATAGCTTTGACAAAGATACATTATGTCTGATGGTTTCTTCCCTAGTCATGAgcaagcttttttattgctcctCTGTCTGGTCGAACACTTCATCAAAGAACGTCAAGAAGCTCCAAGCTGTCCAAAACTTCGCGTGTAGAATTGTGTCAAACACACGTAAATTTGATCACATCACCCCTGCAATGGAGGAACTTGAGTGGCTGCCTATTAAGGATCTCCTACTTTATCGTGACACGATTATGATCTACAAGTGCATACACGGGATGGCACCATACTATCTTACTAGTAAATTTTGTAATCGTGCCTCAATTCATGGTCGTAAGACCCGCAACTGTGACCAGTTACAGATCCCTTTGTACACTTCAGCGGCTGGACAAAGATCATTCAAGTTTAGaggcgcaaaaatttggaactcGCTGGACACTGATTTGAAAGAACATAAATCGTTAAAGAACTTTAAATTAGCACTAAAGTCTAGACTTTTTAGTAATCTTTACAAATAAATAAGTATCGTAGTTCTCGCAGGTTGTATTTTATAATCATTCAAATTATATTATATCATATAttactatattttattttttatattgtaatagGTTTTGAAACGCCTCTTTTTGGAAAAcctaataaagtatgtatgtatttatgtatgtactCAGACAACGAACAAGGAGACTTGGGGCTCAATTAGCAGTTACACTACAGTGACCTAACATGAAGTTtatgtcaatttcataagatggcgtctaaaagaacgcttcggtatttccggcggatcagaattcaggaaatgtttatcgtcttgtggagaattttaattttgcaacttctgttctactgggtgtccacattcttctacagttgtggtaaaaggatttcaatttcgactgatggcaagattcgtgaaaagctactatGCCAAATTCACCGCTtttgccaacttttatggggccccttcactgctttgtgctttgcctcgttggcgattgtggcaaaattgtcattttcgccaaattcgccaacttttatgggcccccttcactgctttgtgttttgcctcgttggcgattgtggcaaaattgtcattttcgccatatttgccaaattcgccaacattaTCTCTTATctgtaatttttgttgttgtgtgcatttctggacatctCGCTTACAAGTGCAGTTGGATTGTTCTCTAACACTGTTCACTGCAGTTATTTCATATGTACTAATATGCAGCCCTCAGAGTTTATAAGTGTATACCCTAGAAATACTGTACCTTAATGGATGGTACTTCTAATTGTACACATGTACCTTAGGGATGGCTTCTACCATATCATTCATCTCTTGAATGAGAATCAAAAATCTTATAACtcctattattatacatcagactcactatgaaaaatctgattggtcgagagcattcaatcaattcacaatagcttgtgaacttgacatgataaatgtaatatctgctgcataTGGCTGCatatggctgaacgcttcgcttctgtttctgaggatgaattatgtgaaaaatgtataataaaccaattattgaatttggttttcgcatgatatcatgaattatcaaaacctagtgactgtgttatctgctgaagccgaaggctgaggcagataacacagacatcggttttgataattcatgatatcatgctcaacctcatccaataattgtttattatcagTATGATAGATACTAACACCAATACATCCAATTGTCAGAATAAATGAAGAATAATTTTGTGTCAAGAGTGATTCAAATGCACTGTCTATAGGTATAGTGTACTGATATCCCCCAATAATTGAATCACTGTTATGTAGATTACCTGTGTAGCTTTCACTATAATTAAGCTGGTAGTTTTTCTCAGACATAGCAATCATAGCTGGTAATTATGCTTGCATTAAATACACCAGCCCTGTACATTGTGACAGTGTAGAATGCAATTCATTACCCATTTCCATAACTTGTACCAggttattacatgtattataaaTCAAAACACACAAACTCATAGCAAAGCATTGTTGCCCAGCATTCGCACCAAATACTGTAATATCACCTTGACTATATCATTATGGTGCCTTTACTGTCAAGGTTGGATCAATATTATTCATTGGAGGCCCAGGATTTGTTTGTATGTCGTTACATATACATAGATTTGTTTTAGCACCGTCTATGATCACCATTCTTGTACAAACTCATTGTTCCACAGCATGTGTACaacacttgatatttcttcAGATTTACGCGTTTTCGTGTTCCAGTGTATTTTCCAAAGCAAGTCAAACGTACTGTTTGACGAAATTTCGTCGAATAGAAGCTGGCTTTTTCCTCACTTTTTCAAAAGAACTGAGACTGGCAATTATTCGCCTTCTTTTCATTTGACTACTCAGCCTGCAACTAATGTTAACAcaaagttttgacgacaatggAGTGATCTTAGGAATATTTTTCCACGCAAATACCCTcagttttctgcttttctgcgaCAGACGTTTCAGCTTCTTCACAGGAATCCTACTTGGTTCACGATCACGACATCTCGACACATGGCATTCACGTACAACACGGTTACGAATCCAATACACAAATTTAGCAATTCctttctatattttattttcacaacGCCATCATGTTGATGATGTACAAATGGCTGCATTGCCTCCCCTaatacatcacattttcccaggACATTAACATTGCTTGTGTTGGTAACACAATCGTATACAATATGCAAATGTACATGATTAAACAGAAAACTAATGCAGTACAAAGAGAAATTGATACAACTGATCATCCACTTGATACATTGcacaaaatatatgaaataatgatcatgacagtcataaaattaaagaagttacTTGCCTCTTCGCTTCGCCAAGTGACGGCTttctggttgttgttgttgttgtcctctGTGCCATTATGCTGATTATCAAATATCAGAAATATCAGCTTGCACTGGCCAGCGTCAAAATTTCGAGTAAAGTTCCTGTACTTCTGTCATTGCTAGTCACAGTTTGCACATCTTTTGTACTCAATGACTGCTCAACTGATCTCTTTAGAACTTGTAAGAGCTTGATAGCAACATTTAAGATATTAGCCAAGAGTTCACGGAACGATCCCAATCGAAATGCACGCTCATTTTCGTGTTTTGGTGTGGGTCTACCACGAACAGTCTGTGCATTTGTAAGTGGTCTGAGCGTATTGGAGTCGCTTCTGCCATACCTGTAATGTATGCCTACCATCACAGAGAATCACTTCTAAGGTTACCGAAGAGAAATGAAAACGAAGCGGAATGAACATTGAGCCTTCACTACATATCTGCGGTATTGCCCATTGCACGTGACGGACATTTGCGAAGAAATACACTGGTAAACCTAGAGTCGGTCGCCTGACTAAAAAGTACGCTTTTATTTGCCCTCCAAAGGGAATTTGCATGGGAGTGAAATGATCAGGGAATGCCACACTTATTGGCTagtgaagggggtagtttctaacgaaactgtggtgctgcgtcggtggggaagtattatacaaaaatttggttttatctacggagttgacaatgtaaattggccaccgtacagagattctaaaagctgacatttcgagtgttagtccttcgtcagagcaaatcttGGAATTCCCTCTAacgaagagctaacgctcgaGACGTCAGCTttaagaatctctgtacggtggccaatttac containing:
- the LOC138042634 gene encoding uncharacterized protein isoform X2 → MNGQKPSAKFRMLKGETDSDDGAELSFHDLEMSSSEEEEGEATKTTRLSTISNSVVKLIIMFLMFWKTMHNISDSAICLLFAFSKKVVELLAKISQSKAIKDIANLLPNSLYMIRNYLGIKREDFQKYIVCPRCSAIYKPEDCVQTLANGRKKGKRCSFVEFPDHLRRTQRKPCGTSLFKAVRSKNGDLILKAKRVFCYRSVKKTLEEFLKRPGFGEKCEEFKKEPRDPELLGDIYDGRIWKNFKNAEGEPFFDSPNTFGCMLNLDWFQPFKDSIYSVGVLYLSFLNLPPQERNKEENIAIVGIIPGPQEPSRDVNSFLDPLVDELLDFWDGVWINTPSTGPKFCRLALVCATCDIPASRKLCGFLSFSAKMGCNKCKKEFPRPAFGAKQDFSGFNRSSWTLRTDAEHREQAWTIKNTASSKKGRDDKESNYGVRFSSLIHLPYFDFISFVVIDPMHNLMLGTTKKMLKIWKEENLLSEKEFSHLQSRINKLKVPSSIGRIPSKIASNFKGFTADQFKNWAVVFSTFALKDILPERHLQCWKLFVKACRILCSTVIPTSQVKLADELLVKFCQTVENLYGPSVITPNMHLHCHLCECVLDYGPVYGFWCFSFERYNGILGSLHVNNRQIEVQLMRKFLERHQLGSISWPGDFSGFREMLSATDKGSLALTKKSNLSPAEYKECARLKGFTGVNLFHLSFVDKHFIQALPPYKEVYMADDEVDTLTQMYSFIHKEDSIVYVPKFTRQFSQLKLYDQKLDSRYSRSERSACILARWYGANGLDTNSKDLRPGVIQYFFQHTVTVQSPTGGTVDLPYTLACIHWYKVHPNARFYFGLPIQVCLPSFEIESVGAFMPVSRIDSVCVVANLRYNLKTPNGKERVTVAVPLDVKLHV